A stretch of Prunus dulcis chromosome 6, ALMONDv2, whole genome shotgun sequence DNA encodes these proteins:
- the LOC117630883 gene encoding uncharacterized protein LOC117630883 yields METGSHGSMRKVKNGGLKVLWAEQLRSMKNGFKRDHHHPSWQMAIQSHIDAAHALVQLANEDPSLLHGGLRSHGMKHSVKGIPSIKDSMGMSRGDSHSDVVGRKVNFLVKRQQADFGGSMKDEDAAAVLDFHLPAVPYPAGRKQKKMKMFKKLSSLVPKYMKSNVSEKDDKVNEPCQLLDSCGHDRLHMLMAKKRKRVAGSYSKRETGEVAAPVNLPLKRQGFKLPVPTVHTGFSFSIVHLLTAIRRAMVVPHAEDDDVVYGNDQGVSNAEGIIRFYSLKDKGISNSVLTNSKSLPSLTLNKIVERVRSTPMDPSILQTQEHLQDLLRGVLEIFSSKTAPLGARGWKPLTFYRKSSKCWKWIGPIDVNSCNADEEYVSSKAWSLRHNVLVKLVDSFAIWYKSFQERFRQVGSLPAPPLILMQPTLDESEWFRDVMSRKNAISPNSEEVRAYFQREEALRYLVPDMAFS; encoded by the coding sequence AAACTGGAAGTCACGGTTCAATGAGGAAAGTGAAAAATGGAGGACTCAAAGTCCTGTGGGCAGAGCAGTTGagaagtatgaaaaatgggttCAAAAGAGACCATCATCATCCATCTTGGCAAATGGCTATTCAGAGTCATATAGATGCCGCACATGCTTTGGTACAGTTGGCTAATGAAGATCCTAGTCTGCTTCATGGTGGGTTACGTTCACATGGAATGAAGCATAGTGTGAAAGGGATTCCAAGCATAAAGGATTCGATGGGGATGTCGAGGGGTGATAGTCATTCGGATGTGGTTGGGAGAAAGGttaattttttggtaaagCGTCAGCAAGCTGACTTTGGAGGTTCTATGAAGGATGAAGATGCTGCTGCAGTCTTAGATTTTCATTTGCCAGCAGTGCCATATCCTGCAGGGAGAAAgcagaaaaagatgaaaatgtTTAAGAAGCTATCTTCGCTCGTaccaaaatatatgaaaagtAATGTCAGTGAGAAGGATGATAAGGTGAATGAACCATGTCAGTTGTTGGATAGTTGTGGTCATGATAGACTACACATGTTAATGGCAAAGAAACGGAAAAGGGTGGCAGGATCCTATTCAAAAAGAGAAACTGGGGAAGTTGCAGCACCAGTAAATTTACCCTTGAAAAGGCAGGGATTCAAATTGCCCGTTCCTACTGTTCATACCGGATTTTCATTCTCCATTGTGCATCTCCTTACTGCCATTCGAAGAGCAATGGTTGTTCCACAtgcagaagatgatgatgtGGTGTATGGAAATGATCAAGGGGTTAGCAATGCTGAAGGGATAATTCGATTTTATTCTCTCAAAGATAAAGGCATTAGCAATTCTGTACTAACAAATTCCAAAAGTTTACCTTCTCTCACTCTTAACAAGATTGTTGAGCGTGTTAGATCAACTCCAATGGATCCTTCTATTCTTCAAACCCAAGAGCACCTTCAAGATTTACTCAGAGGGGTTTTGGAGATATTTTCATCCAAAACAGCGCCTTTAGGAGCTAGAGGATGGAAGCCACTCACTTTCTATCGCAAGTCCAGTAAATGTTGGAAATGGATTGGTCCCATCGACGTTAACTCATGCAATGCTGATGAGGAATATGTATCTTCTAAAGCTTGGAGTCTTCGCCATAATGTGCTTGTGAAGTTGGTTGATTCCTTTGCTATTTGGTACAAGAGTTTTCAAGAGAGATTTCGTCAAGTTGGAAGCCTTCCTGCACCACctttgattttgatgcaaCCAACACTAGATGAAAGCGAATGGTTCAGGGACGTAATGTCTCGAAAGAATGCTATCAGTCCGAACTCTGAAGAAGTAAGAGCGTACTTTCAAAGGGAGGAAGCTTTGAGGTATTTAGTCCCAGATATGGCATTTTCTTAG
- the LOC117630885 gene encoding pentatricopeptide repeat-containing protein At2g37320: MNGILPQASFSFRKKLSQYILQTRSSHFKPFFSSPNLTRSSQETKKLHNALRVLDLITPKPTLTARRRQGHLRLIQDFLQSDSEHFSYASAFSDSNWPIKISTLLDELFDSSSVDSPSCAERFPIDASVLSHAISSYGSSRNLHGGIPYHCTAIKSGLVANVYIGSSLVSFYGRCNELHNAYRVFEEMPVRNVVSWTAIISGFAQEWQVDACLQLFSEMRHSSKPNDFTYASILSACTGSGALGHGRSAHCQTIRMGFDLYIHIANALISMYCKCGDVKDALYIFKNLDGKDNVSWNSMIAGYAQHGLASQAIDLFEEMKQQCVEPDAITLLGVLSSCRHAGLVQEGRRYFNSMIKEHGIQPELDHYSCVVDLLGRAGCLEEAKCFIEKMPIRPNAIIWGSLLSSCRVHGSVWIGIEAAESRLLLEPECASTHVQLANLYASVGCWDDAARVRKLMKDKGIKTSSGFSWIEISNEVHRFRAEDCSNPKMIEIIAVLDSLVEHNKTLRYEPEMQEEEVDDALYI, translated from the coding sequence ATGAATGGAATTCTCCCTCAAGCCTCTTTCAGTTTCAGGAAGAAACTTTCTCAATATATCTTACAGACGCGTTCATCACACTTTAAGcccttcttctcttctcccaACCTCACACGTTCATCGCAGGAAACCAAGAAGCTACACAACGCTCTTAGAGTTCTCGACCTCATCACCCCAAAGCCAACCCTCACTGCGCGTCGCCGCCAAGGCCATCTTCGGCTCATTCAGGACTTTCTACAGTCAGATTCCGAACACTTCAGCTATGCCTCTGCTTTCTCTGATTCAAATTGGCCAATAAAAATCTCAACTTTGTTGGATGAACTGTTTGATTCTAGCTCTGTTGATTCTCCATCATGCGCAGAAAGGTTTCCGATTGATGCAAGCGTTTTGTCACATGCCATAAGCTCATATGGGTCTTCTCGTAATCTCCATGGTGGGATTCCGTATCACTGTACAGCAATAAAAAGTGGGCTTGTGGCCAATGTTTATATTGGAAGCTCTTTGGTGAGCTTTTATGGTAGATGCAACGAGTTACACAATGCCTACCGGGTTTTCGAGGAAATGCCTGTGAGAAATGTTGTGTCATGGACAGCCATTATTTCAGGGTTTGCACAAGAGTGGCAGGTTGATGCGTGCTTGCAACTTTTCAGTGAGATGAGACATTCTTCAAAACCCAATGATTTTACGTATGCAAGTATTCTGAGTGCTTGCACAGGCAGTGGAGCTCTTGGGCATGGAAGAAGTGCTCATTGCCAAACCATTCGGATGGGCTTCGATTTGTACATTCACATTGCTAATGCTCTTATCTCAATGTACTGCAAATGTGGGGATGTTAAAGATGCGCTTTACATATTCAAAAATTTGGATGGCAAAGATAATGTATCTTGGAACTCCATGATTGCAGGGTATGCACAGCATGGCCTTGCGTCACAGGCTATTGATCTTTTTGAAGAAATGAAGCAGCAATGTGTAGAACCCGATGCCATTACTTTACTAGGCGTGCTCTCTTCGTGTCGTCATGCTGGTCTCGTTCAAGAAGGCCGGCGTTACTTCAATTCAATGATCAAAGAACATGGTATTCAGCCAGAACTAGATCATTATTCATGTGTTGTTGATCTTCTTGGCCGGGCTGGTTGTTTGGAAGAGGCAAAATGTTTCATCGAAAAGATGCCTATTCGTCCCAATGCCATTATCTGGGGCTCACTGCTTTCTTCCTGTAGGGTTCATGGGAGTGTGTGGATCGGCATTGAGGCTGCAGAGAGCAGGCTATTGCTGGAGCCAGAGTGCGCTTCTACCCATGTACAATTAGCAAACCTGTATGCTAGCGTGGGATGTTGGGATGACGCAGCAAGAGTTCGGAAGTTGATGAAAGATAAAGGGATTAAAACAAGTTCTGGGTTTAGCTGGATTGAGATTAGTAATGAAGTTCACAGGTTTAGAGCAGAAGACTGTTCAAACCCCAAAATGATTGAAATTATTGCTGTCTTGGATAGTTTGGTAGAACACAATAAGACTTTACGCTATGAGCCTGAAATGCAAGAGGAAGAGGTTGATgatgctttatatatataa
- the LOC117630886 gene encoding uncharacterized protein LOC117630886: MSKLGLLRTTIMSSLSVRTAMAQNRGLTSLLREPARRFSTEAKNPLQDSSTSDQPLESSPSDKPQKSSPSDKPQESSPSESFFETPSTGSVYGRLLGVKRNTLKTDVVNLLEGCNLSLDDVKMDYNRWFTAIGMLVQFPSRQAYDNAIRMIAKKGRLFKLERANRAEWDSLTPYHGKTVLLQGIPPNAVPEDVDRFLSGCEYDSSSLQLSFRPSQEPAKWATVRFHTQTEAMNAFLVKNKGFCLNGEVLMRVLQ; this comes from the exons ATGTCAAAGCTGGGTCTTCTTCGAACCACAATCATGTCAAGCCTCTCCGTCCGCACGGCCATGGCGCAAAACCGCGGCCTCACTTCGCTTCTGCGCGAACCGGCGAGACGGTTTTCGACGGAAGCCAAAAACCCGCTTCAGGACTCTTCAACGTCCGATCAGCCGCTGGAGTCTTCTCCGTCCGATAAGCCTCAGAAGTCTTCGCCATCCGATAAGCCTCAGGAGTCTTCGCCGTCCGAATCATTTTTCGAAACCCCAAGCACAG GATCGGTGTATGGGAGGCTGCTTGGAGTCAAAAGGAATACGCTGAAGACAGACGTCGTGAATTTGCTGGAAGGCTGTAATTTGAGTCTGGATGATGTTAAAATGGATTATAATCGGTGGTTTACGGCGATAGGAAT GTTAGTGCAATTCCCATCGCGGCAAGCCTATGATAATGCAATTAGGATGATTGCCAAAAAGGGCCGCCTGTTTAAATTGGAGAGG GCTAATCGAGCGGAATGGGACTCTCTTACTCCCTATCATGGAAAAACG GTTTTATTGCAAGGAATCCCTCCTAATGCGGTTCCAGAAGATGTAGATCGTTTTCTGTCGGGTTGTGAATATGATTCGTCTTCCCTCCAATTAAGTTTCAG acCTTCCCAAGAGCCCGCTAAATGGGCAACTGTTCGCTTTCATACTCAAACTGAGGCAATGAATGCATTCCTTGTGAAGAACAAAGGCTTCTGCCTGAATGGTGAAGTTTTGATGCGTGTTCTCCAGTAA